The following is a genomic window from Niabella soli DSM 19437.
AAATTGCAGGCGCAGCGGCTGATGCTATTGAGCAGCATTACGATCCTTTGAAAAAGAATGAAAAATCTCCGGTCCAGGAATTGCCAGGCATTCCGTCAGCCCCGGCCAAAGCTGCCGACAGCGGTAAAACGGCCAAAGATTCCGGAAAAAAATAACAATAGCTTATTTCAATTCAAATCCCCTGTTTTCCGCGGGGGATTTTTTTATGCCTGACATTATCCTTATCCGGTATAAGTTTCCTGTATACCGAAAGCTTTCTGGACGCTGACTGCCGCAGAAGAACAAGCTATAAATGCATCTGCGCCTCGCCATGGCTCCCAATTGCCATCCTGTCGTGTGGACACAAAATGTTGCTTTTATATTTTTCTACTTTTTGCTCGCCCAAAAAGTAGCGCAAAAAGGGCAGGGTCAAACGAACGCCTCCGGCCGTTTGACCGGCCACGCACGCGAACCTACATTACGAAAAGTAGCAACAAGGCCTTTTTGAAGGGGTTGGTCGAAGCCCCGCTGTCTGATTGTTGTTCAGTCTTCATTGCGCTGATTTTTTCCCTGCATAATTTGTCTGAATACAAAACATCCGTTGGGCAAAAAATAGGCGCCCTGGATCCGTTGATTCCCGAAGTTGCAATTACGTAAAAGAAATACCCCCGATGAAAAACAGTTGTTTGTTCCGAACGGATGCGGCTTAGAAGGGGGTTCCGCCGGACAGTGAAAGGACAAATCAAGCGGAATGGCGGTTTTGACGCCGCAAGCGACTTTTCAAAAATAGAACTGCAGGAAGGTGTCATAACCAGGCCTGTAGCGCAGATTGGTTCGGTTCCGCCGCAGCCCGGGCGCGAAACTGGCGGCGGAATTCACCTTTCGGCGGAAAAAGATTTTTTGCTCCACTTTTTTATCGATTGAAAAAAGTGGAAAATATGCAATTAGACAACACTTTATTCATCTGTTTCGATGATTATTGGAAAGCGTGCACATCTAAATATCTCACCAGCGGTCTTGCTCTATTTATAAACTATTAAAATGTGTCCACACGATAGGATCGCCATCGCGATGCACATTCTGCGTGAGACTGCTTTTTAGTAGTTTATAGGGTATCGTCTTTAAGCTTTATTGGCGTACGAACTATTCGGCTACCTACTTGTTATTCTATTTTACGGATTGAATGAACCCGATAAGACACCGAGGCGCAAAGAAGTTCAGGATAATTGCCGATACCTTAAAACACATACGCCTGCGTTTTTACAGGGTTAAACAATTCAAAAATTATTGATACATTTAACATATGAGAGGGATACAATTTTCGGGGTTTGATCCCAAAAGCGAAGGGAAAACGCCTTTTGAAAAAATGCTGGATATTTTCATGCAGCTCCTCACCTATACCAGCGGGGATGTGGCGGAAGCCCTGCAGTGGCTCAATGAGCTGGATAAGGAATACCAATTAGGCAATGATGAATATGGCGTCGGCGATTTCATTGAAGAGCTGAAACAGAAAGGTTATATAAAAGAAGATGAACAAAAAGGTGAGATCAGGATCACTCCCAAAACAGAACAGGGGATCCGCAAAAAAAGCCTGGAAGAAATTTTCGGAAAACTAAAAAAGGCCGGAAAAGGAGACCATAAAACCTTCAAACCCGGCCAGGGCGACGAAATTAATCCCGAAACACGTCCGTTTCAATTCGGCGATATGCTGGAGCAGATTGATTTCACCGAATCTATACGTAACGCACAGATCAATCATGGCATCGATAGTTTTCATATGCAGGAAGATGATCTTACCATCAGGGAATCTGATTTCAAAACGCAGACCTCCACGGTTTTGATGATCGATATCTCCCACTCCATGATCCTTTACGGCGAAGACCGCATCACTCCCGCAAAAAAAGTGGCAATGGCGCTGAGTGAACTGATCACCACACGCTATCCGAAAGACACGCTGGATATTGTGGTATTTGGCAATGATGCGTGGCCGGTTGAAATAAAGGACCTGCCCTATTTACAGGTAGGCCCTTATCATACAAACACGGTTGCCGGGCTGGAACTGGCGATGGACCTGTTGCGGCGACGCAAAAACCCCAACAAGCAGATCTTCATGATCACCGATGGTAAGCCCACTTGTCTTAAAATAGGGAAACGCTATTATAAAAATGCTTTTGGGCTGGATCGTAAAGTGGTCAATCGTTGCATGAACCTTGCGGCCTCCTGTAAAAAACTAAAGATCCCCATCACCACTTTTATGATCGCCACCGACCCTTACCTGCAGCGGTTTGTACAGGAGTTTACCGAAATGAATCACGGCAAAGCCTATTTTGCTTCCTTAGATAATCTGGGCTCGTTTATTTTTAAGGATTTTGAGAGTGGTAAATCAAAAATAGTCTGAACCATGATTTGGGGTGATGCCGGGAAGCCGGGAAAACGGAAAGCTTTTTTGAATCGCCGCAAACTTTACCGCCTTGCCTTCTTATTATTAATACCGAAAAGATAGAATAGTCTTATTTTTACGCTAATATATAGGTCGGGCACCGCTTACCGCTCTACCATTTTACCGCTAATAAACCCCATTTGTAAACACCAAAAATCATTTAACCATGTATCAACTCACTGAAAAAGAACACCACCTTCGCAAAGAAATCGTTGACTGTACATTCAGGGTACACAAATCGCTTGGTCCTCGATTATTGGAGAAAATTTATGAAGTATGTATCTGCCATGAACTGGCAAAAAAAGGAATTAATTATTTACGTCAGGCATACTTACCCATTTGCTATGATGGGCTAAAATTTGATGAAGGGTTAAGGATGGATATTTTTATAGGAGACCTTATAATCTGCGAACTAAAGGCAGTAGATATTGTTAATCCAGTTTGGGAGGCTCAAATCCTCAGTCATTTGAAGTTAGCGGGCAAACATGTCGGTTTTCTTATTAATTTCAATGTTGCAAAAATAAAATATGGAATCAGGCGATATTGCCTCGAATAAATAAAACAGGAAGCGTTTCCGTCTTCCCGACCTTACCGGCCATGAACAATATTGACACTCTGGGTAAATTAAAAGCAAGCGGCTATCAATCGAAAAGCATTAAAGAAGAGATCAGACAAAATCTTATACAACAATTAAAGTCAGGGGCAGCAACCTTTCCGGGCATTGTAGGCTATGAAGATTCCGTGATCCCCGAAACGGAGCGGGCCTTATTAAGCCAGCATAATATTCTTTTCCTGGGCCTGCGCGGACAGGCAAAGACAAGGATGGCCCGGCAGATGACCTCCCTGCTGGATGAATATATCCCGGTAGTAGAAGGAAGCGACATCAACGACGATCCGTTAAATCCGATCTCAAAATACGCTAAAGATCTTATTGCAGAAAAAGGAGACGCCACCCCCATTGCGTGGCTCAGCCGCACACAACGTTATGGCGAAAAGCTGGCCACCCCGGATGTAAGCGTGGCCGACCTTATCGGGGATATCGATCCCATCAAAGCAGCAAACCTTAAATTGAGTTTTGCTGATGAGCGGGTATTGCATTATGGAATTATCCCCCGAAGTAACCGCGGAATTTTTGTGATCAATGAACTGCCCGATCTGCAGGCACGCATCCAGGTATCACTTTTCAACATTCTCGAAGAGGGCGATATCCAGATCAGAGGATTTAAGCTAAGAATGCCCCTGGATATTTTATTTGTGTTTACCGCAAACCCCGAAGACTATACCAACAGGGGCTCCATCGTAACGCCTTTAAAAGACCGGATCCAAAGCCAGATACTGACCCACTATCCCAGAACCCTGGAGCACGCCTTGGAAATCACCGAACAGGAAGCAGGCATCCATGAAGAACAAAAAGAGCTGGTGCGGGTAAGCGATCTCGTAAAACGCCTCATCGAACAGGTGGCTTTTGAAGCACGCAACAGCGAGCTGGTCGATAAAAAAAGCGGCGTCAGCGCCCGCCTTACCATCTCCGCTTTAGAAAACGCCGTAAGCACGGCCGAACGAAGAGCATTGCTCAATAAAGAAAAAAACACACAGATCTGGCTCTCGGACCTGGCGGGGATCATTCCTTCCATTACGGGTAAAGTAGAGCTGGTATATGAAGGAGAACAGGAAGGCCCTTTGCAGGTAGCCATGAACCTGGTGGATAAAGCCATCCGTTCCCAGTTTATACAATATTTTCCCAACCCCGAGCAACTCAATAAAAGGCGCAATACCGGCAAGCCTTCCTCGCAGGCCAAAGCCGATGAAAATCCATACCGGCCCATTATTAACTGGTTTGATAAAGGCAATCACCTGGACGTTGATTTCAACGCAACCGATACCAGCAAAGTACAGCAGCTCTACCAGGTAGAGGGTCTGCATGCATTGGTAAAAAAATATTTTTCCGGCGCCAATGAACTGCAATCCGCGCTGCTAATGGAATTTATCCTATACGGGCTGGCAGCTTATTCGCTGATCAGCAAAAAACTGTTTGAAACAAAGGTCGCCTTCAAAGACCTCTTTGGCAGTATGATGAGCTCCGGTGTATCGGACGAAGACGAAGATTTCGGTTTTGAAGAAGACCAATAAAATTAATCTGGATTAAGATGAAAAAGCAGGCCGCTATTTAAGGCCTGCTTTTTTGATTACCGGCGCTGTTAAAAAAAGCACAATCCCACCCTTGTTATAATTTTTACAACACCTGTGATGCTTCTTGTAAGCCGTTGCAAAAAAGTGAAATTAGCTTTGCAGCAACAAAAATCTATAAAATGAAAAGAACAACTACTTTTAGTTTTTTAATCGCAAGCGCAATGCTGTTAGGCGTTTTCGCCAGTTGTACAAAGGACAACAGTCCTGTTGAGCCGCCAATGACTCCCAGCCAAATTTTATCGTCTACTGCCTGGGAAACCACCAGCGGAAGAGATGCTGAAGGCAAAACCCTTCCCATCACCGACCCGAACGTTACGAACTTTGTTGGGTTTGCTTATTTTAAATCCGACAGTACCTTTACAATGTACAACCTGGATGATTCTCCAAAAATGCACGGCGACTGGTGGCTTTCAGAAGATGGTAAAACAAGGACCATTGTTGCAAAAGACAATAACGGAACAGTGCTCTTCACCCGTGTTGTGGATATGGTAGTATTAACAACAAAAGAGTTTACTTACCGGGTATACCCGGATGCTACCAATAAAGCGGTGTATTACGACATTATTCATACGCCTACCAACCATCCTGAGCCCACGAAATAATTTTATTTCAACTTATTATTAAGGTCTGCGAGCGCAGGCCTTTTTCTTTTTCCACCAGGCAGTATTAATCCGTCCATTTAAAACCTTCGGCTAACGGCATTTCACTAAACACCTTTACCGCTTCCGGTGGCGGAATCGTCAGCTTACGTTTTAACGTATCGATCCAGGCGCCATCCAGCGTCAGCACTGCCGCAAGGACCGCTTCGTTTTTATAAATAAAATGCCGCACGGTCCAACGGGAAAAGTCTCTGCGGGCACTTACCAATTCCAACTGAATAGCGGCAGTGTCTCCCAGTCGTATTTCCCTTTTAAATACACATTCCTCCCTGAAGATAACAGGCCCCACGTGCAACTCCATCATCCGGTCGGGCGACAATCCCTGTTCATTTAAAAAGCTGACCCGCGCGTAGGCGCCCCAATCATAATAAACACTATGCCGCAGATGCCCGTTGGGGTCCAGGTCAGACCAGCGGATCTCCGTTTCTTTTATAAATTGTTTCATGGTATTATTAACAAACTTACACAATCCGCTAACGCTGATTATGAAAAAGCCTGTTTATATTTGCCGCCTTATTAGAATTTGACACAAAATTACCCAAATGAAGTATTTGCTCACAATCGGCTTAATAAGCCTCGGAACCATTTCAATATCCGCCCAGACAAAAAAGCCGGCACCGGTAAAAAAAACAGCGCCCGTTAAGACAACAGCGGCGGCAACTGCTGGCAGCACGGCAATCGTTTTAAAAAACATGGCAGACTCCGCCAGCTACGCCATCGGCGTTAACATAGCCCAGTCTATGAAAAAGGATCTGGGAGATCTGAACACCACTGTGCTGCTCAATGCCATGAAAAGCACTTTCGACGGTAAGGCGCCCCTTATGAATGACGAAGTATCAGAAAAAATAATGATGGCCTATTCTGAAAAAGTAAAAGAGAATCAATCCGCAGCTACTATAAAAGAAGGGAAAGATTTTTTGGAAAAAAATAAAACCGCGGCAGGCGTAAAAGCTACCGCCAGCGGACTGCAATATGTTGTATTAAAAGAAGGAGCTGGTGAAAAGCCAACCGCAGCAGACACTGTTATCTGTCATTATAAAGGTGCCTTGCTGAACGGAACAGAATTCGACAATTCTTACGACCGTGGCGAGCCCTTAACCATTCCGGTGAGTGGCGTGATCAAGGGCTGGACAGAGGGGCTGCAATTAATGAGCAAAGGCTCCAAATACAAGTTCTTTATTCCTTATGACCTGGGCTATGGTTTAAGAGGCGCCCCCCCTACCATCCCCGGTGGCAGTACGCTGGTTTTTGAAGTAGAATTACTGGACGTAAAGAAAGGGAAGTAGCTTATAGTTCATAGCTCATAGTTCATAGAACGTCTATGAACTATGAGCTATGAACCATTTGCTATAAACTAGAATAACAGCAATTCACTTTTTATCTCTGGAGAAAAGATCGGAGAACTTTATTTTTGTCTTTGGTGCCTCGGCAATATTAAAAGTCATGGGCTGTTTTCTATACGCTCTTACATACCTTCCGTTTTGCATAGCAGGCTCCCATTGTTTTGATTTTCTGATAACACGCACCACTTCCCGCTCCATTCCAAAACCGAAGTGGGTTAGCCCCTTCACATGAGTTACCTTTCCATCAGGCTCCACAATAAACTGGATCGCTACCGTATAGGAGCCCGGCTTTGCACCACAAAGGAGAGGAACATCCGCATTAACATGAGAGGATAAAAAATCAAGCCATGCCTGGCAGCCGCCAGGATAAGTGGCATCTTTTTCTACCGTTGTAAACAGCAAGGAATCTTTTGCCGCCCTGAGCGATTCCACGCTGGGAATAGTATCCCGGTTATTAAAATTATTATTTGCATTTCCCTTCTTGCCAATAGCAAACAATGACAAAACAATCATTAAAGCAGTTATACGTTTCATAGCATAAATATATTTACGATCGGCGATCACAACAACAAGTGCGTTTCTTTAATCACTCCCATTACAAAAATACTCTGCACATGCCCCAGATTTTCCACCTGGCTTAGTTTGTTCACATGAAAATCGTAAAACCCCACCATATCTCTTGCCATTACTTTCAGCATAAAATCAAACTCGCCGGAAATACTGTAGCATTCGATTACTTCATGCAAAGCGTTGATGGCCTGGATAAACTTCAATCCCGCTTTTTTATCGTGTTGCTTTAAAGAAACATAACAAAGCACCATCATTCCCTTATTCAGTTTCTGCGGATCCAGTAAGGCCGCATATTGCTTAATGATGCCGCCGTTTTCCATCCGCCGGATGCGCTCATGCACGGGGGTCGGACTTAAATGAATATTTTCAGCAATCTCCTTAACGGGCATCCGTGCATTTTCCTGGAGCAACTTTAAGATCTCCAGATCCTTCTTATCTAATATAACGGGCAACTCCTGAGCCGCCGATTCTGCTGCGGGTAACATTTTTTTAGCCATAAAAAAGCATTATATACTATAAAAATACTTAATGCCAGGATATAATACCTATTAAATATATTTAACATAGTATTTTACACTATACCCTACCTTTGCAGCCTAAACTTATTTAAATATGTCAGCCGTAACAAAATCACAAATTGACTTTGACCTTAAATACAAAGTAGCCGATATCGGCCTTGCCGAATGGGGACGTAAAGAAATCAGATTGGCAGAAGCAGAAATGCCCGGATTGATGAGCATCCGCAGCGAGTATGCCGCTGCGCAACCTTTAAAAGGCGCCCGCATTGCCGGATGCCTGCACATGACCATTCAAACCGCAGTTTTAATTGAAACGCTGGTGGCTTTAGGTGCCGAAGTAAAATGGAGCTCCTGCAATATCTTTTCTACCCAGGATCATGCGGCAGCAGCTATTGCAGCAGCAGGTATTGGGGTGTTTGCGTGGAAAGGACAAACCCAACAGGAGGCAGACTGGTGTATTGAACAAACCCTGTTCTTTGGCGGAGCGGATCGCCCGTTGAATATGATCCTAGATGATGGCGGCGACCTCACCAATATGGTACTGGACACTTATCCTGAACTGGTACAGCATGTAAAAGGCATCAGTGAAGAAACCACTACCGGTGTACACCGTTTATATGAGCGCGTAGCAAAAGGCACCCTGCCCATGCCGGCCATAAACGTAAATGATTCGGTTACCAAATCAAAATTCGACAATAAATACGGTTGTAAAGAATCTCTGGTAGATGCGATACGTCGCGCTACTGATGTAATGCTGGCCGGCAAAGTAGCCGTTGTTGGCGGTTATGGAGATGTGGGAAAAGGTTCCGCTGCTTCACTGAGCGGTGCGGGCTGCCGCGTAATCGTTACTGAAATAGACCCCATCTGTGCCCTGCAGGCAGCAATGGACGGCTACGAAGTAAAGAAAATGATCGACGCCGTTAAAGAAGCGGACATCATCGTTACTGCGAGCGGTTGCCGCGACCTGATCACCGGCGAACATTTTAAAGCCATGAAGGATAAAGCCATCGTTTGTAATATCGGGCACTTCGATATTGAAATAGACGTAGCCTGGCTGAATGAAAATTATGGCAACACAAAAGATACGATCAAACCCCAGGTAGACCTGTATACTATTGACGGAAAAGATATCATACTGCTGGCTGAAGGCCGCCTGGTAAACCTGGGTTGTGCTACAGGCCATCCCAGCTTTGTAATGAGTAATTCTTTCTCGAACCAA
Proteins encoded in this region:
- a CDS encoding vWA domain-containing protein; translated protein: MRGIQFSGFDPKSEGKTPFEKMLDIFMQLLTYTSGDVAEALQWLNELDKEYQLGNDEYGVGDFIEELKQKGYIKEDEQKGEIRITPKTEQGIRKKSLEEIFGKLKKAGKGDHKTFKPGQGDEINPETRPFQFGDMLEQIDFTESIRNAQINHGIDSFHMQEDDLTIRESDFKTQTSTVLMIDISHSMILYGEDRITPAKKVAMALSELITTRYPKDTLDIVVFGNDAWPVEIKDLPYLQVGPYHTNTVAGLELAMDLLRRRKNPNKQIFMITDGKPTCLKIGKRYYKNAFGLDRKVVNRCMNLAASCKKLKIPITTFMIATDPYLQRFVQEFTEMNHGKAYFASLDNLGSFIFKDFESGKSKIV
- a CDS encoding GxxExxY protein, translating into MYQLTEKEHHLRKEIVDCTFRVHKSLGPRLLEKIYEVCICHELAKKGINYLRQAYLPICYDGLKFDEGLRMDIFIGDLIICELKAVDIVNPVWEAQILSHLKLAGKHVGFLINFNVAKIKYGIRRYCLE
- a CDS encoding sigma 54-interacting transcriptional regulator — translated: MPRINKTGSVSVFPTLPAMNNIDTLGKLKASGYQSKSIKEEIRQNLIQQLKSGAATFPGIVGYEDSVIPETERALLSQHNILFLGLRGQAKTRMARQMTSLLDEYIPVVEGSDINDDPLNPISKYAKDLIAEKGDATPIAWLSRTQRYGEKLATPDVSVADLIGDIDPIKAANLKLSFADERVLHYGIIPRSNRGIFVINELPDLQARIQVSLFNILEEGDIQIRGFKLRMPLDILFVFTANPEDYTNRGSIVTPLKDRIQSQILTHYPRTLEHALEITEQEAGIHEEQKELVRVSDLVKRLIEQVAFEARNSELVDKKSGVSARLTISALENAVSTAERRALLNKEKNTQIWLSDLAGIIPSITGKVELVYEGEQEGPLQVAMNLVDKAIRSQFIQYFPNPEQLNKRRNTGKPSSQAKADENPYRPIINWFDKGNHLDVDFNATDTSKVQQLYQVEGLHALVKKYFSGANELQSALLMEFILYGLAAYSLISKKLFETKVAFKDLFGSMMSSGVSDEDEDFGFEEDQ
- a CDS encoding DUF4822 domain-containing protein translates to MKRTTTFSFLIASAMLLGVFASCTKDNSPVEPPMTPSQILSSTAWETTSGRDAEGKTLPITDPNVTNFVGFAYFKSDSTFTMYNLDDSPKMHGDWWLSEDGKTRTIVAKDNNGTVLFTRVVDMVVLTTKEFTYRVYPDATNKAVYYDIIHTPTNHPEPTK
- a CDS encoding acyl-CoA thioesterase — protein: MKQFIKETEIRWSDLDPNGHLRHSVYYDWGAYARVSFLNEQGLSPDRMMELHVGPVIFREECVFKREIRLGDTAAIQLELVSARRDFSRWTVRHFIYKNEAVLAAVLTLDGAWIDTLKRKLTIPPPEAVKVFSEMPLAEGFKWTD
- a CDS encoding FKBP-type peptidyl-prolyl cis-trans isomerase, which gives rise to MKYLLTIGLISLGTISISAQTKKPAPVKKTAPVKTTAAATAGSTAIVLKNMADSASYAIGVNIAQSMKKDLGDLNTTVLLNAMKSTFDGKAPLMNDEVSEKIMMAYSEKVKENQSAATIKEGKDFLEKNKTAAGVKATASGLQYVVLKEGAGEKPTAADTVICHYKGALLNGTEFDNSYDRGEPLTIPVSGVIKGWTEGLQLMSKGSKYKFFIPYDLGYGLRGAPPTIPGGSTLVFEVELLDVKKGK
- a CDS encoding energy transducer TonB, which produces MKRITALMIVLSLFAIGKKGNANNNFNNRDTIPSVESLRAAKDSLLFTTVEKDATYPGGCQAWLDFLSSHVNADVPLLCGAKPGSYTVAIQFIVEPDGKVTHVKGLTHFGFGMEREVVRVIRKSKQWEPAMQNGRYVRAYRKQPMTFNIAEAPKTKIKFSDLFSRDKK
- a CDS encoding Lrp/AsnC family transcriptional regulator, giving the protein MAKKMLPAAESAAQELPVILDKKDLEILKLLQENARMPVKEIAENIHLSPTPVHERIRRMENGGIIKQYAALLDPQKLNKGMMVLCYVSLKQHDKKAGLKFIQAINALHEVIECYSISGEFDFMLKVMARDMVGFYDFHVNKLSQVENLGHVQSIFVMGVIKETHLLL
- the ahcY gene encoding adenosylhomocysteinase; amino-acid sequence: MSAVTKSQIDFDLKYKVADIGLAEWGRKEIRLAEAEMPGLMSIRSEYAAAQPLKGARIAGCLHMTIQTAVLIETLVALGAEVKWSSCNIFSTQDHAAAAIAAAGIGVFAWKGQTQQEADWCIEQTLFFGGADRPLNMILDDGGDLTNMVLDTYPELVQHVKGISEETTTGVHRLYERVAKGTLPMPAINVNDSVTKSKFDNKYGCKESLVDAIRRATDVMLAGKVAVVGGYGDVGKGSAASLSGAGCRVIVTEIDPICALQAAMDGYEVKKMIDAVKEADIIVTASGCRDLITGEHFKAMKDKAIVCNIGHFDIEIDVAWLNENYGNTKDTIKPQVDLYTIDGKDIILLAEGRLVNLGCATGHPSFVMSNSFSNQTLAQIELWTNPGKYENLVYVLPKHLDEKVARLHLAKIGVELDTLTSAQADYLGLPVAGPFKPELYRY